From the Alistipes sp. ZOR0009 genome, the window AATTCCAAATAATTCGTTTTGCTGATATTTTTCTTTTCTACCTCCTTTAAAAAGATCGATAGTATTTCCTGCAAACTCCTGCGTTGCATTTAGGTAGTATTGATGCTTTTTATACGTTTGAAATTGGTTGCTATAGGTGAAATTGTATATAACACCTAAAATAAGCTGCTTGGTTAAACTTTGCTTGATTGAAGGGTTGGTGTTGATGATGCTGTCGACTCTGTTGGATAGGTTTGCAGGCCTCACAAGATTTATATTGAGAAGAGTTAGCTCATGTTCATCTTTTTCATGTTTTTTCCAGATGTATCCAAAACTTCCGTTTATTGAGTGTATGATGTAATCTGGCTGCTTACTGACGAGCTCATATCCAACAGTTGCCTTCGTTCTAGTGGCAACCGCCTGCATCCAATTGAATTTTTTGAATGGAGTAATTAATCTCGGCGAGTATATTGTAAAATCAGAAGCAAGGGTGTAGGTGTTATAGGCGGATTTGTTCCCTCCAATTTGAGTGTTGATTCCAGAGCTAGCGTTTAGTTCAAAAATTTCTGCACCATTAAAAATATTTCTATTTTTAATGGTTGCTTTTAATTCTGTGTTAAAATAGTTGTTTGATTTTGTACTAGTTGTAATGCCTAAGTTCAGCGTGTTTTTTTTTGCTGGTGTAAGGTAGAAGGTTGCATTTAGTTTTCCTGTATCCGATTCGTTAAACGTTAAGTTTACAAATTGAAATGCATCTAAGTTTACCATTCTGGTGAGGGAGCGGCTATGTAGTTTTCGGGTATAGAGTTCGCCTGTCCTGAATTGTATGGCATGCGCAAAAATCGATGGTCTATAACGATTTCGAGGGTCAATAACCTCAATGCCTTGCGTAATTATACCTTCTTTTGTTTGTAAGAGGCTGTCTTTTTGTATTGAGTAGGAGGGGTAAACTGTAATACGATCAATTCGGTAAGGAAGTACCGATTTTTCGGGCGCATCTTGTTTTACTTTTATGTAAATATCCACAAATCCATTGTGATTGCTGTCTACTTGAGCAACAATATAGTCAGGGTTGAAGTAGAAATATCCTTTCTGTTTTAAGATTTCATCTATTCTCCCTCGCTCTTCTTTGATTGTTTCAAGGTTGTAGTAGGCACCTCGC encodes:
- a CDS encoding BamA/TamA family outer membrane protein; its protein translation is MRLLILVILVVLGIYGCSPTKKLPPKSTLLGKQEIVFTTKNKEAQKIASSIQKDLRPKPNKKFLGVRVKLFFYNLVDTPKKKGLRHIIKNKMGEPPVLAKEVNMQSSEKFIENTLINNGFFRANTVSDSLTTNKVTTFTYKTTVQNRYRIRNIIFPNDTLPISLIISNTKKKSLLKRGAYYNLETIKEERGRIDEILKQKGYFYFNPDYIVAQVDSNHNGFVDIYIKVKQDAPEKSVLPYRIDRITVYPSYSIQKDSLLQTKEGIITQGIEVIDPRNRYRPSIFAHAIQFRTGELYTRKLHSRSLTRMVNLDAFQFVNLTFNESDTGKLNATFYLTPAKKNTLNLGITTSTKSNNYFNTELKATIKNRNIFNGAEIFELNASSGINTQIGGNKSAYNTYTLASDFTIYSPRLITPFKKFNWMQAVATRTKATVGYELVSKQPDYIIHSINGSFGYIWKKHEKDEHELTLLNINLVRPANLSNRVDSIINTNPSIKQSLTKQLILGVIYNFTYSNQFQTYKKHQYYLNATQEFAGNTIDLFKGGRKEKYQQNELFGIPYSQYSRTTIDYRSFIKIDNKNTWVNRIYVGVGIPYGNSEALPYTKKFYSGGSNSLRGFRAYTLGPGEYRNPDTKQQTNQTGDIKLELNSEYRANIWSIIKGAVFIDAGNVWLLRNEERQPNANFLFNRFYKQLGVSTGMGIRFDLTFLILRFDIATPIRKPYLPNGERWVFNKINLRSKEWRKENLILNVAIGYPF